The stretch of DNA GGAGATTAACACCCCTGGCAACAGCCGTTTTTCGGGCTTCTGCGGCCGCCTTGGCAGCGCGCTCGTCACCTCCTCTTACTCTGTTGACATTTGCTGGTCCATCGCCACCAGATTGGATCGCAGCTGCCTTCATTGCTTGGAACAATCCAGGATGAGCCTGCCAGATCAAAGGTAAGGATTTGATACCATCACCAACTAGGCATGAACAACAAATGTAGGGTATTGACTTGAAAGAAAAGGCAAAAAAAGAAGTAGCAATCTTGGCAGGGAAAAAGGTGGATCAAACGGTACTCTAGGCCAACAGTACACATCTTATACTGCTTACGGAAATGATTCGATATATTTTGGCAGGGAAAAAGGTGGATCAAACGGTACTCTAGGTCCATCACCAACTAAGCATTGAGCCCAGCTGCCGGTCAATGAAAAATTTAAAGCTCAGAGTGCAAGATTTTAGTGTTGCCAGTTTCCATATGAAGCTAACATCCTGAGACCAAGCAGATAAAAATAATAAGAAGGTTGGGCAATTCAACCATCCGCTTTTAAAATACCTGTAATTCGGTCCATAGCATTTTGCTGTGGTGTCATTCAAATAAAATGAAATTCAAAGGGTGTGGTAGCAGGACTTGCATGTTGCACCCAATAAGCTTACCTTCAAGAATTCAACAGCGTTAGCAGAGGGGACAGTTCCCTGGCCTTTTTGCTTCTGCGCAATAACCTGCACAAGAAATTAACTTAATCTCCCATTGATAATACAACTAGGTGCAACACGCAAAGGAAGCAAACTATGCAAAGTAGAAATGGAGCCAAACTTTCCCAAATTTACTATGGAAATACTCCCTAAGTTCCAAAAcaaagtgtcgtggttttagttccacgacacttattttggaagtgAGGGAGTAtgttgcaacaacaacaacaaagccttcagTACAAAACAAGGtggggtaggctagagctgaaacccatcatatctcgcaaccaactcatggttctggcacatggattgCTTCCACACACCCCTgcccatggctagttctttggtgatattccagtccttcagatctctctttacggactcctctcatgtcaagtttggtctaccccgacctctcttgacatggAGGGAGTATGTGGCAATGCAAAAAGTGTTGCTACTTTCGGAATGTGCAAGAATCCCTAAACCAAGAGTGAAGCAAACCATGGGAATTAACTTTTCAGCACATACCTGCTGTTCTCGCCCCTTAAATGTATTCAACCAATTTTCTGAATCTTTTGTTCGTGAATCATCACTACCTAACTGTTTGACCAGTATATCATGTGTCTTGGTTTCATGCTGCCACCAAAATCAAAAAGTCAGTCAAATGTGTAAAAAAAATATTCTGCCAATTTTTCTGTCAGAACTAACCTGAACTGAAAGCTTGTATGCACCCATACAGCTGAATGCAATGGCGAGAGCATGATAGCAAACTGCTGTTTGAATATGACCTGGACCTAAAAGGCGCTCGTTCTTCTTAAGTGCTTCTTGAAGATACCTAAGAGCAGTACTCATATTGCTCGCATCCTGGTACATCATCGCCACATTTATAAGAGTTGCTGCAACATCCGGATGATCAGGACCAGATGCTAAACTCAGCAACAGCAGTGTACGGGACATGTGTCGCAGCGCAAGTTCGGTTTGATTGAGCCCATGATAGAACAAAGCCATGTTACCGTAGCTGAAAATAAGGAAACATAGGATTAAAAGAAGATTAACATCAGATTGGTAGCCATGTGCTGATATCAAAGAGACAATGTTCTTGTACTAACAAGCTGAACACTGCTCAACAAATTTCAACTTTGTGAACAACAGAGAAATCACTACCGCTACAAAAAAAGTAGACAACTCATAAATGTAACATCCAAGGTTAGATTTTCAAAAAGCTAATGCTTTTTAACCAAGAAACTGAGCCTTCCACTCCTGCTTTGCAATTTTTGATTTCAAATTGATAAATAGGTTCGTTTTATGGCAACTTGAATCAACAGCAGTTACAAATAATAAGCACAAATAAACCAAATAAAAGTACATGCCTGTGGGCTGTATCAGGATGGTCTAGACCAAGGCATCGCTCATTTATGATAAGCTCTCTATGTTGCTGCACAATTGCTCCTGCTGTGTCGCCGGCATGGTACAAAACCATAGCAAGGTACCTTtggcaaaataaaaaaaataaagaacaGAAGGATTTCAATAGAAGTTTGTTCGCAAAAAGACATTGTTAATACGTTCACAGTAACAAAGATAAGTTGTTTCAATCAGGAATATTGTTTCATAGGAAATCTTCTTTCTCATCTACTCATCTTCATGGTAACTTGCATGTTTGTAGTCAAACATGTGATATCACAATATATTCTTAATAATGTTTCTCGTACTGATTTATCTCAGAAACATTTCAAATTGTAAAATTACAGTAAGCATGATCAACACAACTCTGAAAATTAAAGGAGGTTTAGGATCTCAACATATGAATTTTCCTGgtaaaagaaaataataataaaataaatcacatataagtgtgtgtgtgtgtgtgtgttaccgGCAACAGTTCGCAGCATCCTTGTGCATGGGACCATTGATCTGCAATAAGCAATGATCAGGGGTAAATAACAGAAGCTCAGAGGATTCTCATGCTAAGATGTATTTTACCTGCTGAAGTAGAGAAAAAGCTTCAGAAAATAGTGCATACGCCTCATTTAGAGTTCCCTGAAAAGCATGAACAAGAATTTGCAAAATTCATATATTGAAATATTAACCAGGTACAAGAAACAAGGCGGTATAGGAAATATATACCTCAGCCATCCGGATTTTCCCAGCTTCCATAAGCTTCCTTGCATCAGTACAGGTAGGAACTGAGTGCTTAACGACTGGTTGGAGATTCAAGATATCTGAAGGTTGGAATGGAGTAGTAGAATGCAGATCGTATTTGCGAGCAGCAATTGTTATTCCCACCTATTAAATGAAGAATATTTGGTATGTCAGACAAATTAGATGGCACCATAATTGGCAGGCACTATATACTACGTGGAACATGATTCTAAAAGCAGGCCAACATTTTTTAAAAAAGAAAGTGCCGAAAAGAGCAACGGGAACTCAGAACGTAAAAATTTCTTTTTGTCAAAGACCAAACCAAGCATCATCCGACAAATATATTATCATGCAAGTCTGAACACAGCTAACCTTTTGGCAAAGATTGCGGAGAACTGCAACTCTTTTAGCCCCAACCCTCACATCATCCGGCGCTTCAAACTAAATAAATGAAGCCCATTCGTCATGGTGTTAGATAAAAAACTGAAAACATAAAGAAATAGTAACTGCCCACACCTGGTATTTATGTTTCGCGAACTCCTTAATGTCAGACCAAACTCCGTCAGATGTTAGCTGGGAAAATGCAGATTGACCCTTTTTTGAAGAAGCTGATTGACTTGATTTCTGGCCATTGAATACAGTTTTTGTACCAGCAAAAGGTTAAACAATAATAAACTAAGCTCCAGATAAATTTCCACAGTGCATAGCAAATTCACAGGAAAGCACACCTTCTGGGTTTTCGACTGCGGGCTGCCAGTACTACCTTTTGTTGAAGCAGCCAAAACTTTGCCAAAGAAACAATTCAAGAAATGAGCAACAGCAGGTGCAATATTATGGTCCGGGCTTTGCCTCAGTATGTCCTGGAGTAGCAAGAGCGCATGATGGTTAAATAAATAATATTCTAACACCGTAAGTAAGttgaacatggcaacaaaataaaaGGCTGCAATTTTGAGATTTCTATGACAGAAAGAACTACATGTGACTAATCATCATCTTATAACATAATTATCTAATGTAAACTAACCCACAGTGTGGATATCACAACAGTATGTATGTTGCAATAACTTAatcctccctccgtcccaaaataagtgtctcaactttagtacaacaattattttgggatggagggaatactAAATTGTGCTCCAGAAGTGAAGATGCACATTCATAGCAGTGCAAGTAAACGATGTCTTGTTCACTACTACTTTCTTTTACAGGCATTCACTTCCTTAGCAAGAAAGCCAACTTTTGCACTTTAAATATTATTCACTTTACAATTGGCAGCTCATGGTAAAAGGACAAGAAATAGCCAGCTCATGGTAACAAGGCTCATGGTAAAAAGACAAGAAATAGGCAGCCAGAGTTGTAAAAGGACAGATGAGCCGCATTGAAAATGCTTGGGGGACGTAGCAACTACCATAGCAGGAAAAAATCTCTAATGTTGTAAACTGTTTGATGTCACAAATAAACAGCTACATCTAGCATAAACAGGATAGGAACAGCACCTTGACAACATGCTTCGCAGACCTAACAATCATCTCAGCCGAAAATAAGTCCCACAGATGTGGCAAATGCTTGATCAAGCCTGCAACCTGAGAAATGGATTGTTTTAGGAACATAAAAATGCAATGCAATGTTTTGATGTATCAGTGCACAGAGACTTACTTTGCCCAGATACCTAACATTTATCCCATTGCTATGCAGCACATCAGTTAAAGTTTGACCGTCCATAGGGGAGACATCAAGAGAGCAAAGATCCTGAACAAACTTTGGGATCACCGTATCTAACAGATACGAACCAACCTTTTTAACCAAAGCTTCATCTGCTTCAATCTCCTAAGAACATTGAAGAGCACAATCTTTTTAAGGTGCAACAGCAGCAAAATAAACAAAGGGTAGTTATTACTTATTAAACTCACCTCGGGACTGCCAGCAAGCTTGTACTCCGTAAATACATTTGGATTGAAAAGAATTTCAGCAGTCGAGTCATTACTTTCAGCAGGTGTAGAAACAGGGGTTTCATCAGACTTGTCATGTTCCTCCACAGAAGCAGCCTGAAATATCAGCAATAAGATTCTAGCGACCATAGAAGCAACAATATCATATCATTTCTATTTAGACTTTGGCCCTTTTAATGGATAAGTGCACAAAGTCATCCAAGTTCTCAAACTTTGTATATAAAATGGAATGGCAAAAGTAATTTGCCTCGAGTCACTGAAGAGAGCAGACTCTTGATCAGGCAACTGCAATGCTACTAATTAAATGCAGTTTCAACATTTTTTCTGTTCCGGAGCAACAAAACAAAGAACTAATCTTCGTTACTGATTAAAACAGCATGCTAATTGGCTCAATTTGGAGGAAAGCAGTCTGATTCTATTCTTTCAGTCCTGCCTCAGCTGCTATCTCCTTTGGGTTCTTATTACAAAAAAAATTGGATCATCATTATATTTCATTACTTCTTATGTGCCCTTTTGTACTCATTTTTTATTATTGATGTATTCTGAGCAGGGACTGTTCATGACAAAGAAAAAATGTATGCTAATCTTCCCTAAACAAGAGTAGAAAATGCAGTGAGAAAATTTTCTGCACGAACCGTAGCATCAGAACCACTGGCAATGTCATCAGATTCTTGCCCATTCAATTCTGTGGGAACATCCGGAACTTTCTGCGTAGGGGATTTCTTTATGGATTCAGCCTACCCAATTCGGAAAAATTAGATAGTTAGAATTAGCCATGAAACAAATCatgcatcagtgaaacataggatcCTTCTTTTTTTTATTACAAAACCAAAGCTATGCCATCAGCTCACCTCGACAAATGAGGCTACAAGCTCAGGTCTCAACACACAGAAACGGTGCTGCAGTCCAATGTAGTTAGAATCTCGAGGAGTCACTCTCATCAGATCCAAAATATAATGCCTACAGTGGGGGAAAGTCAAACAACAGCATGAAACAAAACTTTAGGATCACATGAACACATTTAACTGTCGGAGCAAAGATAACACGAAAGTGATGTGTCACGAGACAAAAGGAAGAGAAACAAGTAAGAGATGATTTCAGACAGTTTAGGCATGTGATGATGCAAAGTGGATCGGATCAAAAATACACTCACTAGTAGGATATTTGCATGTTCAACAATTCCATAAGAAAAAATCTAGAAAGGGGCAAAACCTTGTGAACTGGCACAAGTAGGCAAAACCACCCTTGGGACTTGTTACTATTATGACCGGTTTTACAAGCTTAAGCTGTTGAATGGCCCTTTTTTCTCAGGAGTTATGTGGTCAAAGAGGTAAATCCCAGGGTCAAATCTGTTTTTCTTTCTTAAAAAATCCAAGCCTCAGGAAAAAAAAATGAAGATCTTTGACAgttcatgcatgtgctagtcaagtTCACACCTGACCAGAATGCACACCTATTAGGCTTTTTACATGTTTATAATGTTTCTAATCAATCGATCTAGCTAACAAAGAACCTTTAAGAAACTACAAAAGGCAACAGTTGCAAagcatttactccctccgtttttatttagttcgcatcttagctttggtcaaagtcaagctttacaaactttgaccaagtttatatacaaaaatgttaagatatacaataacaaatcaacaacattagatttattcttaaatgtactttcacatcgtataaatttattatgataaatgtctatattgttttctataaacttggtcaaactttacgaagtttgacttcagtcaactctaatatgcagagtaaataaaaacagagggagtaatttATCAATGAAAACTAgtaaaagaatcaatgtttaaccTCAAAATAAGAATTACCTGTCATCACTACCAACGATTCCCTTGCATTCAACTGTAGCAGCTAATTTTACAGGATTGCCAGAACCATCCAAAACCACATGCTCCTTCACATGGAGACGCTTTGCAGCCTCAACTACCTAACAGAGCGGATCTTACTTTAGATGTCAAACGAAGATATCATCATGAAATAAGAATATCCAAATTTGGAAACAAATATTGCTCCCTTCCACAAATACTTCAGGTATGTATGATAGCTGAATCTTTCAAAACTTGCATATGTAATTTTTGCACTGGCATTTCAGACGAAAATCAAGTGGGCACAACTTAGCCAAACCGCTGACGTTACAAAAAAGTGCACTTCAACAGATAATCAATTGTGCAGCAGTCAGACAAAGCCATACATCATTGTGAAAAGTGCATAAGGCAACCAGCGGGCCAGGTGAATTAGTTGAAAGTAGAACACAAAACGATGGATATAGTGTTTCAGCTAGCCTCTAACCAAACTGAGCCTCAAACAAGAACAACAAACCAGTAATCCTCCTACTGTTAGTTATTATGTTAAGCAACTAAACATTAACTAACATACCAACCAGGCAACCAGCATGACAGGTGAATTAGTAGAAAAGTACAACACAAAACAATGGAAATAGTGTTTCAGCTAGCCATATTAAGAACTGAGCCTCAGACAAGAACAACAAACCAGTAAGCCTCCTACCGTTAGTTAGTTAAGCAACTATATAATAACTAACATGACACGACAACCAGCATATTTGAACAACCAACTGGCTGCAGCACAGCACAATTGAATTCCTGTCTGAACTGGAAAGATGTATGGAGGTCGTGACAAACGAAGAATAGTCACCAGACATAAGAAGAAAACCGTCCAATCATGTGGAACAATAATATGCAAATAGGACAAAAGATGATGGCTGACCTTTGCATGGAATGACTCGTTCCAAGATATCTTCTTGCCATTATCAACAGAACCATACAGAAGGGAGTCAGACTTGTCTCCTTGAAGAATACCAGGTATGATACTCTACAGATCCAGTAATAGGTACAAGTTACATTCATATATAAGCAAGCCTTTGCATCGCAAAGAATTACAAAGGAAATGATAAGGTGGCTCAAACATGGATATATGTGGAAAAAAAATACAAAATGCAATTACGAAAATCTTAATATAATATGCATCTTTCTACATTGAATCAGCTTTTTAGGGCATCTACTAATCCAGCAAATATAATTCAAGTATTaagaaccgacagcacttcaagcaTGGAAAAAAAATGGAACCCAGTGGTATAGCAGAAGATCATGATGTAAGCAGGAAAGCGTCAACAAATGCCATAAATAGAGAACTGTTTCTTGCACATACCTGAGCTACAACCCTGTGACCTCTGTAATCAATTATTGCCATGGCAAGATTATAAAGCCCCGAAATATCAGCTTCTTGGTAAGATTTCGTTCCTTTCAAGTCATTATTAGCAGAAGCATAGGTCGCCTGCTCACTGTCTGCTATTTGTGCCTCTGTAGGTCCTTCCAAAACACTGTTTGCCTCTTCAGTTTTTGAATCTGGTGCTACTCCAGAATCTGCCTTGGCACCCAAACCTGGGGAGGGGACTGGCGTACTCCTGCTAGAACCATTTTGGCAATCTGGCTTTTGGTCCTTTGAGATTTGCTCATAGTCAGAGTCAACCGCAAAACTGAAGAAAATGTTGTTGTGGACATACCTGAAATGTATAGGAGCAGATGTAAGCATCTCCAAAAGGAACTGAAGCTAATCAATCAACAGccagtcaagccactcaaacagaGATGATGGTATCCAAAACTAATCAGTTAAAAGTGAAACTGACGATCTAAAAAGTATGTGTACAGTGCATCAAGCTAAAAGAAGCAGACTGGTTGTTGACCAGCCAGCTCCAGGTAACTACTATAAACGCAAATCTTGATTCTTAATTCTTAGTTTAGCACATGTGCAATGGAAGACAAGTTACAAGTGCTTACACTCAAATCCGCTAGGTACCTACATGATATTCTAAGCAGGGCATATTAATCAATGGTGCTTTTTTGAACATGTGACTAGGCAACATCATGAGAAACCCCAACAAGATCCATTCGGTGAACTTGGATATGACAAAGTGGCCTTGAGGACCACAAGATTGCAAATAATCCCTCAGATCACACAGCAATCTCACAATCTCAGTTTTTACGAAACCAAATACAACCAAGTTTCATCCAATGGTCACATGTCATGTGACCTCAACCAACTATGGGTTTGCACTCGGTAATCCCTGCACGGATTACATACAAACAATGTTCACATGCTTGAATAACAATGCAAAATAGATGACAAGTTTCTCAAACTTGATTCTTGTCAATGTAAAATAGATGACAAGTTTCCCAAACTTGATTCTTGTCTAGCTTGGAGTCATCAGTCTCCTGAAACACCCGTTTTCCTTGTCGAGGTTGGAGGGAATGACTGGAGCATGAAttagttgaggagatagaaccccTTTTTTGCGAGGGAGGGGACAGAAACCCTTGACACAACAAGGTTCTCATTATCGTTATTGGCTAACTTCAAAGTTCAAACAAAGTGCCAAGAGCTTCAGATTCTAAAATCATAATTAAGAAGCATGATAGCTACACACATATACCCTTATCACAGACATACCACCCTTATTCATTCAATAACACATTATACCATGACATCAAGCAGACTGACCTCAAATCAGAAAAGAGAAACAGAAGTGATGTGG from Triticum dicoccoides isolate Atlit2015 ecotype Zavitan chromosome 6A, WEW_v2.0, whole genome shotgun sequence encodes:
- the LOC119317660 gene encoding clustered mitochondria protein-like isoform X2; its protein translation is MAGKSKGARNKAKAQAASQEAVSVEPVADVVEEAKPQNGEVTEAPAAEVAPAAEVAAADVEKEEGDAAEAAQAAEKPAEGELHLYPVSVKTQSGEKLELQLSPGDSVIDVKQFLLDAPETCFYTCYDLILHTKDGSTHQLEDYNEISEIADITAGGCSLEMVAATYDERSIRSHLRRVRELLSLSSLHVSLSTSLALQQESAQAKNADAGKTAHQELDGLNFMEDTTVALTNLLASAPAEIKCVDSIVFSSFNPPPSYRRLHGDLIYIDVVTLEGSKHCITGSSKSFYVNASNGSVLDSRPLKQSHEASTLVGLLQKISAKFKKGFREILDRKASAHPFENVQALLPVTSWLGAHPVPEHRRDAARAEDSVVLSYGTELIGMQRDWNEELQSCREFPHANPQERILRGRALYKVTCDFVDAAVKGAVGVINRCIPPINPTDPECFHMYVHNNIFFSFAVDSDYEQISKDQKPDCQNGSSRSTPVPSPGLGAKADSGVAPDSKTEEANSVLEGPTEAQIADSEQATYASANNDLKGTKSYQEADISGLYNLAMAIIDYRGHRVVAQSIIPGILQGDKSDSLLYGSVDNGKKISWNESFHAKVVEAAKRLHVKEHVVLDGSGNPVKLAATVECKGIVGSDDRHYILDLMRVTPRDSNYIGLQHRFCVLRPELVASFVEAESIKKSPTQKVPDVPTELNGQESDDIASGSDATAASVEEHDKSDETPVSTPAESNDSTAEILFNPNVFTEYKLAGSPEEIEADEALVKKVGSYLLDTVIPKFVQDLCSLDVSPMDGQTLTDVLHSNGINVRYLGKVAGLIKHLPHLWDLFSAEMIVRSAKHVVKDILRQSPDHNIAPAVAHFLNCFFGKVLAASTKGSTGSPQSKTQKKSSQSASSKKGQSAFSQLTSDGVWSDIKEFAKHKYQFEAPDDVRVGAKRVAVLRNLCQKVGITIAARKYDLHSTTPFQPSDILNLQPVVKHSVPTCTDARKLMEAGKIRMAEGTLNEAYALFSEAFSLLQQINGPMHKDAANCCRYLAMVLYHAGDTAGAIVQQHRELIINERCLGLDHPDTAHSYGNMALFYHGLNQTELALRHMSRTLLLLSLASGPDHPDVAATLINVAMMYQDASNMSTALRYLQEALKKNERLLGPGHIQTAVCYHALAIAFSCMGAYKLSVQHETKTHDILVKQLGSDDSRTKDSENWLNTFKGREQQVIAQKQKGQGTVPSANAVEFLKAHPGLFQAMKAAAIQSGGDGPANVNRVRGGDERAAKAAAEARKTAVARGVNLRNGPAASVSDINQILNLINSAASASAASSGNAQATESEVPQSNGPALNGAKEAKDTSRPSAKADGQAPVGLGASLELKKQKSKQKA
- the LOC119317660 gene encoding clustered mitochondria protein-like isoform X1: MAGKSKGARNKAKAQAASQEAVSVEPVADVVEEAKPQNGEVTEAPAAEVAPAAEVAAADVEKEEGDAAEAAQAAEKPAEAGELHLYPVSVKTQSGEKLELQLSPGDSVIDVKQFLLDAPETCFYTCYDLILHTKDGSTHQLEDYNEISEIADITAGGCSLEMVAATYDERSIRSHLRRVRELLSLSSLHVSLSTSLALQQESAQAKNADAGKTAHQELDGLNFMEDTTVALTNLLASAPAEIKCVDSIVFSSFNPPPSYRRLHGDLIYIDVVTLEGSKHCITGSSKSFYVNASNGSVLDSRPLKQSHEASTLVGLLQKISAKFKKGFREILDRKASAHPFENVQALLPVTSWLGAHPVPEHRRDAARAEDSVVLSYGTELIGMQRDWNEELQSCREFPHANPQERILRGRALYKVTCDFVDAAVKGAVGVINRCIPPINPTDPECFHMYVHNNIFFSFAVDSDYEQISKDQKPDCQNGSSRSTPVPSPGLGAKADSGVAPDSKTEEANSVLEGPTEAQIADSEQATYASANNDLKGTKSYQEADISGLYNLAMAIIDYRGHRVVAQSIIPGILQGDKSDSLLYGSVDNGKKISWNESFHAKVVEAAKRLHVKEHVVLDGSGNPVKLAATVECKGIVGSDDRHYILDLMRVTPRDSNYIGLQHRFCVLRPELVASFVEAESIKKSPTQKVPDVPTELNGQESDDIASGSDATAASVEEHDKSDETPVSTPAESNDSTAEILFNPNVFTEYKLAGSPEEIEADEALVKKVGSYLLDTVIPKFVQDLCSLDVSPMDGQTLTDVLHSNGINVRYLGKVAGLIKHLPHLWDLFSAEMIVRSAKHVVKDILRQSPDHNIAPAVAHFLNCFFGKVLAASTKGSTGSPQSKTQKKSSQSASSKKGQSAFSQLTSDGVWSDIKEFAKHKYQFEAPDDVRVGAKRVAVLRNLCQKVGITIAARKYDLHSTTPFQPSDILNLQPVVKHSVPTCTDARKLMEAGKIRMAEGTLNEAYALFSEAFSLLQQINGPMHKDAANCCRYLAMVLYHAGDTAGAIVQQHRELIINERCLGLDHPDTAHSYGNMALFYHGLNQTELALRHMSRTLLLLSLASGPDHPDVAATLINVAMMYQDASNMSTALRYLQEALKKNERLLGPGHIQTAVCYHALAIAFSCMGAYKLSVQHETKTHDILVKQLGSDDSRTKDSENWLNTFKGREQQVIAQKQKGQGTVPSANAVEFLKAHPGLFQAMKAAAIQSGGDGPANVNRVRGGDERAAKAAAEARKTAVARGVNLRNGPAASVSDINQILNLINSAASASAASSGNAQATESEVPQSNGPALNGAKEAKDTSRPSAKADGQAPVGLGASLELKKQKSKQKA
- the LOC119317660 gene encoding clustered mitochondria protein-like isoform X3 — its product is MAGKSKGARNKAKAQAASQEAVSVEPVADVVEEAKPQNGEVTEAPAAEVAPAAEVAAADVEKEEGDAAEAAQAAEKPAEAGELHLYPVSVKTQSGEKLELQLSPGDSVIDVKQFLLDAPETCFYTCYDLILHTKDGSTHQLEDYNEISEIADITAGGCSLEMVAATYDERSIRSHLRRVRELLSLSSLHVSLSTSLALQQESAQAKNAGKTAHQELDGLNFMEDTTVALTNLLASAPAEIKCVDSIVFSSFNPPPSYRRLHGDLIYIDVVTLEGSKHCITGSSKSFYVNASNGSVLDSRPLKQSHEASTLVGLLQKISAKFKKGFREILDRKASAHPFENVQALLPVTSWLGAHPVPEHRRDAARAEDSVVLSYGTELIGMQRDWNEELQSCREFPHANPQERILRGRALYKVTCDFVDAAVKGAVGVINRCIPPINPTDPECFHMYVHNNIFFSFAVDSDYEQISKDQKPDCQNGSSRSTPVPSPGLGAKADSGVAPDSKTEEANSVLEGPTEAQIADSEQATYASANNDLKGTKSYQEADISGLYNLAMAIIDYRGHRVVAQSIIPGILQGDKSDSLLYGSVDNGKKISWNESFHAKVVEAAKRLHVKEHVVLDGSGNPVKLAATVECKGIVGSDDRHYILDLMRVTPRDSNYIGLQHRFCVLRPELVASFVEAESIKKSPTQKVPDVPTELNGQESDDIASGSDATAASVEEHDKSDETPVSTPAESNDSTAEILFNPNVFTEYKLAGSPEEIEADEALVKKVGSYLLDTVIPKFVQDLCSLDVSPMDGQTLTDVLHSNGINVRYLGKVAGLIKHLPHLWDLFSAEMIVRSAKHVVKDILRQSPDHNIAPAVAHFLNCFFGKVLAASTKGSTGSPQSKTQKKSSQSASSKKGQSAFSQLTSDGVWSDIKEFAKHKYQFEAPDDVRVGAKRVAVLRNLCQKVGITIAARKYDLHSTTPFQPSDILNLQPVVKHSVPTCTDARKLMEAGKIRMAEGTLNEAYALFSEAFSLLQQINGPMHKDAANCCRYLAMVLYHAGDTAGAIVQQHRELIINERCLGLDHPDTAHSYGNMALFYHGLNQTELALRHMSRTLLLLSLASGPDHPDVAATLINVAMMYQDASNMSTALRYLQEALKKNERLLGPGHIQTAVCYHALAIAFSCMGAYKLSVQHETKTHDILVKQLGSDDSRTKDSENWLNTFKGREQQVIAQKQKGQGTVPSANAVEFLKAHPGLFQAMKAAAIQSGGDGPANVNRVRGGDERAAKAAAEARKTAVARGVNLRNGPAASVSDINQILNLINSAASASAASSGNAQATESEVPQSNGPALNGAKEAKDTSRPSAKADGQAPVGLGASLELKKQKSKQKA